The Thermotoga maritima MSB8 region GAGGGAAAGATCGGCGTTGAAGAAGCCCTGGAAATTCTGAAAAAGAGAAAAAAAGGAGGGGAGAGCGATGTCTGACGAAATCAGAAAGATTCTGGAGGCCGTGGCAAGAGGAGAGATCAGTCCAGAAGAAGGGGAGATGCTGATAAAAGCGATGCAGGAAAAGGAAAGAGAAGAAAACGGGTCAAAAGATGATTTTTCTGAACGGGAGGGCGACTACATCCTCGACGAAGACGAGATGGTGGAAGAAGATCTCGTCCTTTCTAAAAAGAAAGCGATCATAAGGGGGAAAATTAAAGGAGATCTCGCACTCATCAACTGTGAGACGTTCTTTTCCGGAGAGGTTGGAAGGTGATCTTGCCGTCATCGGTGGAAAGATCGAATTCGGTGGAGGAACGGTGAAAGGAGACCTCGCCCTGATCGATGCCAAAGAATCAGGGAAAACACCAGTGGTGGAAGGTGATATCGCGAGGATATCGAATTTCTTCGTCGGCGGTATTTTGAAGATGATTTCTCCTTTCATCAGTAATATCTCTGTTTCTTCCAGAAAGAAGAAGGTCGAAGGAGAGGAGTGATCTTCCATGAAGGTGTATCTGATGGTTTCAACGATTCTTGTGGTGATGTTGTTTTCTTTGATATGGCTGTATGTGCTGTTTTTTTCTACTTTAGAGACAGTTCCATCTTCACCGGCGGTTTGGGAACCGGGTATCACAGAAACATCCAGTACAATGGTACCTGGAAGTCTTCAGAATCGATGAGGAGGGAGTACTGTGAATGAGATCTTACACTGGAAGAGGAACTTCTTCCTTCTCGCACTCGGAAGATTCGTATCGATTCTTGGAAGTTCCGTTCAGGCGGTTGCGATTCCTCTTTTTGTACTGGATCTGACACACTCCGGATCTGCCGTTGCCCTGATGACCGTAGCCTACATGGTTCCAAGGATCCTTTTCACACCCATAGCCGGGATCGTGGGAGACAGGGGAGACAGGAAGTTCCTCATGGTGTCGATGGATTTTTTGAGGGGATTTCTCATCTGTTTTCTGGCTCTTCTCGCGTTCAGGAACTCCATCACTCTTCCCGTTCTCTACGTTTCTCAGATAGCCATGGCTATTATGGACAATCTCTTCGACATACCGACAGGCGCGATGTTTCCCGATA contains the following coding sequences:
- a CDS encoding SHOCT-like domain-containing protein encodes the protein MSDEIRKILEAVARGEISPEEGEMLIKAMQEKEREENGSKDDFSEREGDYILDEDEMVEEDLVLSKKKAIIRGKIKGDLALINCETFFSGEVGR